One segment of Deltaproteobacteria bacterium DNA contains the following:
- a CDS encoding class I SAM-dependent RNA methyltransferase, which yields MFEVYAVITPGLETVAQEELEKLGIAEAQPEEGGLTFAASFEKLCRLNLESRISSRFIVRVGAAKITTLKSLQIFANPLPWKNFIRKNQPLQVRATCKKSKLYHSGAVIERFQNALESSLGKGLTFVKGEEIPADTQRIVIRVNNDIVTVSIDSSGEHLHKRGYRQATAKAPLRENIAAGCLVSMGYDGTTPFIDPMTGSGTLAIEAALIAKNRIPGLHREFGFMQWPMFRPKRWQDLLSEYRSKESETTPPIFASDRHPGAIEAAIQNAEAAGVRDFIDFERATLSERAKSLTDIEGTCFLNPPYGERMGKKGNLNNLYASIDNMATGPLSTTTVGLITTNQKLMRSCCPNFEILGPPVFHGGKRAYIYHHKVNEE from the coding sequence ATGTTTGAAGTTTACGCTGTGATTACGCCCGGTCTAGAGACCGTTGCCCAAGAAGAACTCGAGAAATTGGGTATCGCCGAGGCTCAACCTGAAGAAGGCGGCCTCACCTTTGCGGCTTCTTTTGAGAAGCTGTGCCGCCTTAACCTCGAGTCGCGAATCAGCTCACGCTTTATCGTGCGTGTGGGAGCAGCAAAAATCACAACGCTCAAGAGCCTACAAATTTTCGCAAACCCACTTCCTTGGAAAAACTTTATCCGGAAGAACCAACCTCTTCAGGTTCGCGCAACATGTAAAAAGTCCAAGCTTTACCATTCTGGCGCGGTGATAGAACGCTTTCAAAACGCGCTGGAGAGTTCACTGGGAAAAGGCTTAACCTTCGTCAAAGGTGAAGAGATTCCTGCAGATACGCAACGCATCGTTATTCGCGTGAACAACGATATCGTGACCGTCAGCATCGATAGCAGTGGTGAGCACCTTCACAAAAGAGGTTACCGCCAGGCCACCGCCAAAGCACCCTTACGAGAAAATATCGCTGCCGGTTGCTTGGTCTCAATGGGCTATGATGGCACCACACCTTTTATCGATCCCATGACAGGATCTGGCACACTGGCAATCGAAGCGGCCTTGATAGCCAAGAACAGAATCCCCGGGCTTCATAGAGAATTTGGGTTCATGCAGTGGCCGATGTTTCGTCCCAAGCGCTGGCAAGATCTCTTGAGCGAATACCGCTCTAAAGAATCGGAGACCACGCCACCCATTTTCGCATCGGACCGTCATCCAGGAGCCATCGAAGCTGCGATTCAAAACGCTGAAGCAGCCGGCGTCCGCGACTTCATCGACTTCGAGCGGGCCACTCTCAGCGAGCGAGCGAAATCGTTGACTGACATAGAGGGCACATGCTTTCTAAATCCCCCCTATGGGGAGCGAATGGGCAAAAAAGGTAATTTGAATAACCTTTATGCTTCCATCGACAACATGGCCACAGGGCCTTTGTCCACTACAACGGTTGGGCTTATCACCACCAACCAGAAGCTAATGCGCAGCTGCTGCCCAAACTTTGAAATTCTCGGACCGCCGGTATTTCACGGGGGAAAACGGGCATATATCTATCATCACAAAGTAAACGAAGAATAA
- a CDS encoding SRPBCC family protein, with translation MRKIPFVETHVDILIPSDRDAAFALMSDLDQFPTFFTGFGPIPKVVRCELVSPLPVAVGSKRLISNGDGSVLEEIVEIHEDGKEQRYRIEKGFVPPFSFLIAAAVGHWTFESEAQGTRVGWTYRFELTSSLARPIAGFIVHVFFKRAMMRCLGNMRQALS, from the coding sequence ATGCGGAAGATTCCATTTGTCGAAACTCATGTTGATATTCTTATCCCTTCTGACCGTGACGCAGCGTTTGCATTGATGAGCGACCTGGACCAATTTCCAACATTTTTCACGGGGTTTGGTCCGATTCCAAAGGTTGTAAGATGTGAGCTGGTAAGTCCGCTACCTGTGGCCGTAGGTAGTAAGCGTTTGATTTCAAATGGTGATGGCTCAGTTTTAGAAGAAATCGTTGAGATTCATGAAGATGGTAAGGAGCAGCGTTATCGAATTGAGAAGGGCTTTGTTCCCCCGTTCTCTTTTCTCATAGCGGCAGCAGTAGGACACTGGACGTTTGAAAGTGAAGCTCAGGGAACCAGAGTGGGGTGGACTTATCGGTTTGAGCTGACCAGCTCGCTAGCCCGCCCTATCGCCGGTTTCATTGTCCACGTATTTTTTAAGAGGGCGATGATGAGATGTCTTGGCAATATGAGGCAGGCTCTTTCGTAA
- the lptD gene encoding LPS assembly protein LptD, translating into MTMPRRWLQVRSLLLGAWLCLPGQAWSSGLQPTAVLEEATPSIADLLGQPSGLELSMDWAFFDTLNKLPLVHEGTQPKVVAGLWRSMAGIDSNEFSASNELLQLTVQGEADDGRVPSLELLVPQHLEAVEVDATLRLEMKRLDFSGRDYADASGTRYDTEFKMGRHWVEGSWSSHPVLRLNYTRYDFRDSRESMERSIPVLEWDNVWKLEKAWGAGLKQLLEPRIYYVFVPSVQQDNLPNDDSQVMGFGYDSLFQSNRLTGRDRIGDANQASLGFSTSLVSGDGKREYLKAGIAQTIYFSTHESLIGESSGMSQRGVSDLASVIQAQIGDTSIVSVMQWDPVNEELAAARAELSQEFGRQVLSLIHQKNGEMRSTELAWDYQISSQWAVTSRLAYTEGERPGEQLETALHYSGCGWAFKMDTRSRWREQFEREDYSMNILVVLDSLAEPMVRTCR; encoded by the coding sequence ATGACGATGCCTCGCCGATGGCTTCAAGTACGGAGCCTATTGTTAGGGGCTTGGTTATGCCTTCCGGGGCAGGCTTGGAGCTCGGGGCTTCAGCCTACGGCTGTGCTCGAGGAAGCGACCCCATCGATTGCCGATCTTTTAGGTCAGCCCTCTGGCTTAGAGCTTTCGATGGACTGGGCCTTTTTTGATACCCTGAACAAGCTACCGCTCGTTCATGAGGGAACTCAACCCAAGGTAGTCGCTGGTCTATGGCGCTCGATGGCTGGGATTGACTCCAATGAGTTCAGCGCATCGAACGAGTTGCTTCAGTTGACGGTGCAGGGTGAGGCGGATGATGGCCGTGTACCATCACTGGAATTACTTGTTCCTCAGCATCTGGAAGCGGTGGAGGTTGATGCCACTCTGCGACTCGAAATGAAACGGTTGGATTTCTCTGGGCGTGACTACGCTGATGCATCAGGGACCCGGTACGATACGGAATTCAAGATGGGTCGACACTGGGTGGAGGGCTCATGGTCAAGCCACCCGGTTCTGCGTTTAAACTATACACGTTACGATTTTAGAGATTCTCGGGAGAGTATGGAGCGCAGCATCCCAGTGCTCGAGTGGGACAACGTATGGAAGTTAGAAAAGGCTTGGGGTGCAGGGCTCAAGCAGTTACTAGAGCCCAGAATTTATTATGTGTTTGTCCCTTCGGTGCAGCAAGACAACCTCCCCAACGATGATTCTCAGGTTATGGGCTTTGGTTATGATTCACTCTTTCAGTCAAACCGTTTAACAGGGCGTGACCGTATAGGTGATGCTAATCAAGCCAGCTTAGGATTTTCCACAAGCCTTGTTTCTGGCGACGGTAAGCGTGAGTACTTAAAAGCGGGCATTGCCCAAACAATTTATTTCTCCACCCACGAATCTTTGATTGGGGAGTCCAGCGGGATGAGCCAGAGAGGCGTATCCGACTTAGCGTCGGTTATCCAAGCACAAATTGGAGATACGAGTATCGTCTCGGTCATGCAGTGGGATCCGGTGAATGAGGAATTGGCGGCGGCGCGAGCCGAGCTTAGCCAGGAGTTTGGTCGACAGGTTTTGAGCTTAATCCACCAAAAAAATGGTGAGATGAGGTCCACCGAGCTTGCGTGGGACTACCAGATATCCAGTCAGTGGGCCGTGACGAGTAGGCTGGCATATACAGAGGGTGAGCGACCAGGGGAGCAGCTAGAGACAGCACTGCATTACAGCGGATGCGGCTGGGCTTTCAAGATGGATACACGTAGCCGTTGGCGCGAACAGTTTGAGCGTGAAGACTACTCCATGAATATTTTGGTTGTGCTCGACTCTTTGGCAGAACCGATGGTGCGGACCTGCCGTTGA
- a CDS encoding DUF4476 domain-containing protein, which translates to MNNKNRILILVLSLGFTTNLHAQEPLNYPDGIWVGEYTCRGKAMPMMIEFDTSDKPASVSFLLSRKKRGEQGAKFHAKVQQTTNKQGQEILVFKPRYWLNNPGNFAMLKLRGKYLGETIEGNVKRKGCRTFNIQKLPCNTVPNACSEDALGPLYALLGHAKAAKKTKEPKLPTIAKRPNEARSATIELPPLSDRQFNSLLKQLKAQPFQKGQLVVLSRWTNQYKMSSQQVATVLKLQRFPSDQIEVLKVLAGSISDTENIALVLDVMRFRQEREAAEKIIFESGRGKGLKSPLR; encoded by the coding sequence ATGAATAATAAGAATCGAATCCTCATCCTAGTGCTCAGCCTCGGGTTTACAACGAACCTTCATGCTCAAGAGCCGCTCAACTATCCCGATGGAATCTGGGTAGGAGAATATACCTGTCGTGGTAAAGCTATGCCCATGATGATTGAGTTTGATACGAGCGACAAACCAGCATCTGTTTCTTTCTTACTCAGTCGTAAAAAGCGCGGAGAGCAAGGGGCAAAGTTTCATGCAAAGGTGCAGCAAACCACCAACAAGCAAGGACAAGAAATCCTCGTTTTTAAACCAAGGTATTGGCTCAACAATCCAGGGAATTTCGCCATGCTCAAGCTTCGTGGTAAATACCTAGGGGAGACCATCGAGGGTAACGTAAAGAGAAAAGGCTGCAGAACTTTTAATATTCAAAAACTGCCCTGTAACACTGTTCCCAATGCATGCAGCGAAGATGCCCTGGGGCCACTCTATGCTTTATTGGGTCATGCTAAAGCAGCCAAAAAAACGAAGGAACCCAAACTCCCAACCATCGCCAAACGCCCGAACGAAGCCCGGTCCGCGACGATTGAGCTTCCACCCTTGAGCGACCGCCAATTCAATAGCCTCCTCAAGCAACTCAAGGCCCAGCCTTTCCAAAAAGGTCAGCTGGTTGTTCTCTCCCGCTGGACCAACCAATATAAAATGTCGAGCCAACAAGTTGCGACCGTCTTAAAACTTCAACGCTTTCCCAGTGACCAAATCGAAGTTCTAAAAGTGCTAGCTGGATCTATTTCCGATACTGAGAATATTGCATTGGTCTTAGATGTCATGCGGTTTCGTCAAGAACGGGAAGCGGCTGAAAAAATCATTTTTGAAAGTGGCCGTGGCAAAGGTTTGAAATCTCCTCTGCGTTAA